TGAGTTTAAGTATGTTATCAAGGGTTAAGAAACGAGATATGAAACTGGTTTTGTTAGGGTTTCTAGGTTGAGAATAATTTTCAAGTTATAAGTGTTTTGTTCTGTGGGTTTGATACATAGTGACAATGGAGGTTTCTTGCGTTTTTGTTTCTGGACCAATCCTTATGTTGATCCAATTAATTTCAGTTAGACTTTCATGCTTATGTCTATTAATTTTATAAATTAGGGATTAATTTGGGTCGTCGTTTGTTAATTGGTTTCCTGATTAATTAACATCACCGAAATTAATTGTTAAGTTGTTGAaaacacgagggtacccaaatacaccacaatatttttgtttcaacccataagtctgctaccgaatgtgatcatctatggacaaagtcgagacaatacgaaaattCAGTTCGCACTTTGTGTgtttgtctatggatacgagatcgagacaatacaacaacaagataacttttgTGACTGACTATGGataaaagatcgagataatactacaacaaagtgtgttacttgataataggttcggtaataaccaaactctataggatcactaaaATAATGCGGAGTTAACATGTATGTCTATTTTACTTTATCATAGTaaacaattttgaatactctcagaattaagccacaacaagattttgttaacgaggaaaccgcaaatgcaaaaaaaaaatgggacctagtccaattttggatactcccagaattaagccgctatacaaaatttaaaccaacttcgtatagtttataccaaacagactacccctagctacttagttccctcagtatccctgcgccttcgacttctagagtcatgcacgtgaatagcaagtcctttggattgtattccaaacaacaaaggaaaaatatgtttggtaaccactctaatcaatattAGTTATGcgatatagatgagtcgttgacaaaggctcttctgtttaatctaataaactcctttgtctggttagatcaatctaactttaactaccgaaatcgTCAAGTATAGATTTGCACTAAATCAAaacaaatctcaaagagatatattgtgaatgtcgatctcacgcaactaatcaatcgaataaatctgaatctagttggatcccagccgatcaaggtttgtgcacacaaattcacaagatacgaaaaccaataagaaatcttcttcgtcttcatatcttctttaatcttcaataacctgcacaagaCCATTTGAGTCTCTTGTGagcaatcacgcacagaacggagtatgttaacaatggattatcacaagatgtcttttgaACTAAAAATAGTTATAAAGATCCCTTCGATActtagatctagtttgagtgaatcttatatcagaagagaagattctcaagaataaacaaactaagtgcaatcaaagtttcaacaaccgttagtcaatcaaatcgatcgAAAACTACTAAAactgcaattatttagtttcccaccaacgatactcgtagagcttcttgatcctgtggaagtctttaaacgagcagtaataagagatttcacctaattaggatattttcctctccgaatagacggctccaccagaaacaacaagataagaagttttcctggctcttaagatagtttgctagaaattcaaacttaggatttatagaccaaggatgtttggataccaaggaatttccaaaacctaaaatattctcaagatatgcaatgaatggcaaaattcggttttcataattccaataaatgcatgtccaatatttctgaaatctctcaatagaaaatctccaactagtaaatacatattactaatttttattttctagagctacACATTAATTTCTGataattaatgtatataaaatcaaaaaccttaattaaaagattcttaatttatttcggcacaggatcaccttgagtactaaggaatatcttctaacaataaatgataagagatgcttgtgttcaaagtatgttgacatattttcactgcaaatccttatttcatatttaaatggatttgcattcttggaatcggttataccacacttccaaacaagtttagaattggttctcctttattccaagactactatgtgattgatcaaataccaaatcacatacataggttcagtcggttctaccaatcactaggatcggttatacctacatATGGAAAcatttgtgatcggttacaccagtcactaggatcggttacaccagttacaaggatcggttccatctacacatggtattacttgtgatcaatcacaccagttaccaggaccggttaccaattacaaggatcggtcacacaacactcgtgattggtcataccaattactaggatcgtcacaccaattacaaggatcgatcataccatcacatgttgattacttaggatcggttatgccaattaataaaactagtcataccaaatcataagtcaggcactgtgattagttataccaagatacataagttaagattggttctaccatctcacacatattggtcatccaaagatttgcaatgaatagctggACCAATAAGCTTaatgatttctctttcgattcacgaaacaagttcatgaatgtacttcctttaaataaaagtaaaacattgtttcctaagatgaaatcttcaccataacccattcacataatcataacaatatatacacaagattatgttgatgtcatatctacgaagttcaaaagataaacgttatacttcgtagtctaattccctaatactatgatcatactattatgatcatgtcatattactagagtattatacaatatgtacagtatatacagcttcgcagttatgttttcaatatagcacgaattgaaagatacgttaggaatgaaacagttaggCCTGGGTAAGCCACCCCCACTTCTGTCACTGGTCTTATATCATTCAACATCAATTGAACGGCATCAATTCATTGTTCTTCTTCTCTAGCTTCAGGGCTTACAAGTTCTGttcaatactacttttattgtcTCAAATTCTTGTTGTAACTTAAACAGTTCTTTATACAACAGAAACACATCTTCTAATTTTCATTTAGCTTCAGAAATATTACTCTGTTCCTCCCATGTTGAATGGCAGAATATCCTTGTTCTTGACTAATTAAACTCATTTCCCTTTCTTTGTTCCCTGTAGTATCTCAAGACCCATTCTTCTTTATTGCAGCTTCATTCTCTCCCTGACTTCACCCGAGTTCAAACACCAACAACACCACCAACTATCCCAATATAATTCCATCCCTTAAATCACCACCAATTCGATCTCCTCCACATCATTGCTTCTCATCAACTTCAGTACCACCAGATTCGATCATCTGCAGATACCCATTGTTCCTCTCAGCCTCTAACCCCATCATAACAGGTGTTCTTCCTTGAATTGATTTCTCCAATCCATATCGCTAAAATTGATCCAAACTGAAATCTGAGTTGAACTCATTCTTTTAAACCCTCAAAATCTTCTCAATCTGTTTTATCAGTAGCAAATCTCAATTCCATTAAAGATCAAcaccaccaaaccctaatttcttctatTATTCATCACAACTAACAACAACTAgattcattttttcttttctaattcgAACTTTATCTCAACTTCAATTCCTGCTTATTCTCATGAATATCTCCATCTTcaatcatttgttcttcttcatctccactaAACCAAACACATCCTCTATTTCATCAATTATAACTCAAAATCACCACCGATTTTCTTTTTGCGCTATTAGGTAACAGGAACCACCATAGTTTTTCAATGgttctaatctctcttatttCGGCTGGGGAAGAAAATGAAGGGATTTTAGGGTATGATGTATATTGGATATCATTGTCGTTCAATAATCTTCGGGATTTCCTGATCTTGGATTAGCAGATCAGATCGAAGCACGTGGGTGATATTAACCATGTTACTGACACACATATAAAGAGGGCAATTTAATAATCTTATGCAATTCATGAGATCTCCCTGTACGAGATTTTGGCGAGATGTTGACTAGTTAACACGAGATATTGACTGAGATAACGGatttggatggaatccgtttgatTGGCCTGGATTtgtaagaaataataaaaaaaagacgtAGATTTGAAAACGAGAGTCCAGAACAGACATATTtctgtatatattcaaaaaagaaAAGGTTCCAGAAACAGGAAAAGGATTTTCTACAATGGTGCTTTTTGGCCTCTTTTTCATTGAGTAATAAAATTAACCACTTAACTCTATACTTCACTTCTAGAAGATGAAGTATGGATCTTGTTCTTCACCTAACATATGCCCTGCATTGTGATCCAAATAAAAACTATTCCAGTAGTTGTTGTCAGCAACATTACCACCTTCATCTACCTCctgatcatcatcattatcataactACAATAGTAAGTACGGTGACCATCATCAATGCCTTCAGAAAATTTTGTAATTTTATTGCTACTATCAATATTAGGGGTTGTAGCTGCTGTGGCACTATTAATATTGTCCGTCCTATCTTCCGATAAAGCTTTATTTGTAATCCACTGATATTCTTCTCTAGAGAAGCGTCGAGGTAGAGGACTTATaatcttggtcttcatcttcaaaAGATTAACGTTATCACCATCATCTACGTTATTGATGTCCAGAAGAAGTCGGCGTTTACGTTTTTGAACCGTGGACAATGATCATTAATGTTATTATCTAATTTCTCGATCACTACCACTTGTTCCTCCTGATCAGTATCGTATTTGAAGAAAGAATTTTTCTTCAAGTGAGTGTTGTAGTAATTCTTGATATCATTTGCTGTTCTTCCTGGAAGCCTACCGGCAATTAATGACCATCTGAAAAAAACAATATCACAAACATCTGTTACCAAGCCAATACAACCAGATAAATCAAAACCTTAGGTAGCATATTAATTGACGTACTTGCCTGTTACCGAGAAGCTTATGCATTCGAATGATGAGATCCAGTTCATCTGGCTCAAAATCTCCTCTCTTGATATTTGGTTGTAGGTAGTCTAACCACCTCAATCTACAGCTCTTCCCGCATCGATTCAGTCCTATGAATTTCTCAAATATATATTAGGAAGAATTTTGAACTAATGATTATTATGAACCTAATGAAAGAGTGTGCTCGAAAGTACGTAACGGAATATGTACCTGCTTTGAGAGGAACTTGGCTCCATTTCCCTTCGCCAAACTTTTCTATACATCTCCTAAGAAGTTGATCTTCTTCTTTAGACCAAGTACCTTTTCTCAAACCTCTCATCTCTGAAAATACAATTGAAGAGGAACTTCCCATAGCATCGTAAGTTCACAACAATACACGATATACCATATGTTTCTCGATTTTTAACTCTATAATTGATATGTTGCATATAGTTAGCATCTAGCAGAAATATATATAATCAGAAACATACAGCCTTATTCATTCTTGCAAAGAAGCAATGATAATCTTCAGACAGATAAGAGAGGAAGCTTATATATACAAATGTATACGGTTCAATGCGTTCATTTGTTGTAACTAGGTAAGTATATTGGAAGAATAATTTATTTACAAGTGACTACTATAAGACTTTCGTTCCTTTTAGCATTTTTTTTGAGGTCGGAGCCGAAATCATAATAAAACTGAGCTGTAGTCAGAATTCTCACGGCAAGTGAACTAAAAAACATTCTTTAGATTTACCCTTGCACGTAAAAAAAAGAACGCATTGACGATGGCATCAATTATTTTACATTCAGGTGAGAAACATTAATCCCCACATAATCTCCAATTTTTACATCCGGGTTCCATGTGTCTATCTACATCTCCATTTACTACTATGTCTAGCATTACCTTCACATAAAGTAGACATGGTACAAGACACGAAAACAATAGTAGACTGAAAGATTTAAATTCTGCCAGATACTGACGTGATAGATATCTTGCTTTAAGGTACTAGTAGTGCCTGTGAGTATAATAATTAATAAGTACTCTGTACAACTTTCAATCAACCAAGAAGTTAGGAATTAGAAGCTCTTGTACCTATCTCTATGCTGACCATGCATGTAAAGCAACTATTATATGGTCCTGGCATTACTCGACTCTGTTGCTAACCCTTCTCTTAGTTTACCCTCGATTTGGACAGCACTCAAAAGGGTGAATTTAGGTCCTAGAACATTTTAGGGTCGCCAGGCTGATACCAAAGTAGATTCCGAGACAATGTAGAGTTTGGGTCATAGGCAGATCTTGGGTTGGTTTTCATGGATATCAGAGGCCTAACCATAACAGCTCTCTGCAGCTGAATGCAAGAACTACCTTGGTGTTGTTCACGAGTGCAAATTCAAAATGCCTAAAACAATACTccttccgttcttttttaatagggcggttttgtttttagcaaaatttaaggaaattaagagaactaatcattgaaagtggtcctcatgacacttgtcaataaaagaagtgaagttaaATGGTCCCCGTGACACTTGTTagtaaaagaagtaaagtgaagtggtccacatgacacttgtcaccaaaagaagttaagagaaaagtggtcccaaaaaattaaagtaacatttgactttcccaattaataaactggcctatttttttgaaacttttatttatagaaactggcctattaaaaaagaacggagggtgtAAAAGATTTTGCATTTGTATACCCGACATGGTGTAAAAACTGTAATGGCAGGTTATGTTCTTATTGTAATGACTAATGATGTTTGCTTCATGAGCAAATCACCTACAGAGAAAAACATGCATCTGATTCAATTTTTGAATTTACAAATGGACTGAAAACAAGAGAACAACAAAATGGACTGGAAACAAGAGAATAACAAAATGGACTGGAAACAAGAGAATAACCCTGAATGAAAGCCAACTCCTTCTATAGAATAATGTATGGGCGTTGAGTCTGTGGGTTAGGACTGCTAAAGAGCATTGCAGAACACATTCTTCCTGTGGTTTCTATACTGTTTTCAAATAAGctaaggaaagaaaaagaaagacacTTCGAAAGAAAAACAAAGCTTGCATATAAGGATGCTTCAGTCACGAAACAGATAAAAATTAACAGTCAATTTGAGATGACCACCACTGCAATTCTTCAAACGTCTAAGTAAACTGGAAGCATTTTTATTATTGATGGCAACTAACAGTACAACATTGAATAAATGACCATATAATTCTGATACTACTCAGTGCTTAATAGTGAGTAACAAATTGGTTTTAAGATCCTACATAAACATTTTTAATAATATCGATATAGATGAGAAAAACTGACAGATAACTCAAGGTCAAACGTTTAACTGGGATTTCTTACTGTCTGTTTGTTGCTAAATTAGCAAAGTCAAATGTGCACCGAAAAGAAGCAGAAGTAGTCATCTAACCTATAAGCAACAATGAAGTTCCTAATCCTCGGGAACTGAGTGAAGCTCATAAATTCACCCTATCATATTTAGCTGCCTCCAAATCTAACAAAAGCATTTTCTTCTTGAAATCAAGCCCGAAGTGGAGCAAGGTATAGGGACTAAAGAAGAGGTTGATTATACACATCAAAGCAAGACAAACACTGTATTCCAAATTTTAACAGAATCTGTCAGTACAAATGGTTGGAACTTCTTACTACTTGGCGAGTTCCCAAACCGACAAATGATAACGCAAAATTTATAAGAGAAACACACAGATTACCTAATCTCTCTTGAGAGGTCTCCCTAAAAAGGTCCTTCAGTCATCTGTCACTTTCAAGTTGAATCGATATGCCAAGCGGCCATGAGATCCATCTGAGAACAGGCTTTCCAACATCTCACACTTCTTATAATTTGTTTTAAGCGTTTCTGACTGCTCTGCTGCGAGCTTTTCTTCCTCCTCCAATTGAAGCTGTGCAAGAGAGTAGCGTTGTATCTCAACGATAAGAACACAATTTTGCTTTGAAAAGAAAACCAAATTGATACTCCTGAAACCATGACAATCAAAAAGTTTGGCATTTAAGTTTACCTGTAGAAGATATGAAGCCTCTCTAGCATGTCTCTGTGTGACTTCTTTTAACTTCTGTGCTACATCGAAGTTTCGATCACTGGGGTCCAACCATTGGCATGTTATCCTTCTGCCAGGTTTTATAGGGCGATCAGCGAACATCTTCACTTCTGCAGGAAGTGCCCTGACAGGCCTTGGCATCCCAGACATCATAAAGGGGAAATTATTCATCTCAAATATGATTGCTTTCGCCTGCTTTTCCGTTTGCGTCACCACCAAGGCGCATTGTGGGATGTTCTTTGGTTCAACATAATTCGGGATAAATTGAACACTTTCTACAGTTCCAAACTGCCCTAGGGCGGTTTTCAAAACAGCATCTGTCACCAGTGGTGAAAGATTATCGATGTAAACTGTACGTTTCACCTTCTCCTCGAAGGCAGCATACTCTTCAGCTGAATTCCCCATTCTGTCTTTCTGCTAATAAAAAGTACTTCATTAACCTCATTTTTCAACACATAACTGAACATAATATACATCAGAATAAATATAACAGTGTGTAGCATAGATTCAATAATTATCGAAGCGGTATGCAAAAACTCCCTTGTAATAGACATTATAATCTCAAAGCTACATGTCAACTACATATGGTAATTTAAGTCAAAAGGTTAATTTCTGTGAAATCTATCTCATAGGTTATTCCAGCTGATATGACACATCGAGAACAATAAGGTGTAACTCTAACCATCTGCCTGTAGATCAACTAAGATGATCAATTAATAAGCAAGCATCAGTGTACATTAACAAGGAACCATACTTAGGGTCAacattctgaaatttctgactaCTTTGTTTAAGTACAAAGGCAAATAGAACGAAGTCGATATAACTTGCTATGCATCCGAAGGCATCGTTTATATACAGTTTCGAAAGTGTAAATATGATTTCCACACCTATATTTTCAACACTCAATTGAATACATAGTGACTCCACAGCAGCAAGTAGCTAACATAACAACAATCAAGAACAATTGACCCTAGCGTTATAACCCTAATTTAAGATTTACGAATCCTTTTCAATCGGCAGAACAAAAATCAACCAGCAGAAATACCTTCTAAAAAAAGAACACCATTAAAAAGACATACCTTCGAGAATACTCCAAATTTGGATTAGATCAGGATAGAGGGGGGGAATTTTGAAAACAGAAGGAAAGCCGGAAAGAGGGGATATTTTTATTCAGAGGAAACGgaaagaaattttgtacaaaaagaaacacaaatttgaagagaaaaaaaaaaggaagaagatacTGGACGGAGAGACACACAAGGAAAAAAACTATTTGGCCCATGCAGGTCTCGAACCTGCGACCTTCGCGTTATTAGCACGAcgctctaaccaactgagctaaTGGGCCGGACGAAATTATATCGCGAACGCAGAACCTTGACCGATAGAAGGTAATGACAAAAGGGAAACTTATGCGcaggtccaaaaaaaaaattaatattctcattgtcagacccacaattaattttaggtacctgacacccataattatatgaaattatcaaaaatgtctgcatgacggattatgcatcaggggtataattggcaacgcaacttgtatataacatatctaaaaatccgcgactttgaattttataaattgtatatcgttggaaatctttttaagagagctacgcaatgagtacaaacaagaatatcgaatttttgtttttcacgaaaaaatcagaggtgatcatcattttaggcaaaattttcgaaaactatatgcagccaccaaaaaagatgcataacacattctgcagacgcataacgaattatgcaaccattttctccactgcataacaaattatgcatttggataacaaagttatgcatcaataacaagttatgtaaccattgttttggttgattttaatgcgtccataaaaaaattgatgcataatgcagtatgcatcccatatttacggatgcatatcaggttatgcatctattttctcgatgcataaaagattgtgcaacaattttctcgatgcgtaatgcattatgcagtcatattttcggatgcataacaggttatacatccattttcacgactgcataacatgtaatgcagatattattgtaggtgcatgacaagttatgcaaccttttttttattggtttcaatactaatGAAAGAGTAGGTGCATAATGTGTTAAACAACTATTctctgaactgcataacaagttatgcaacaacttttgtagatgcataacaggttatgcatttattttcatacctgcataacaaattattcaaccattatgactAACACCAATACATCCgtagcttcccaaccaacaacACGAACTCCTCAAAATCAGCTTATCCAACCATTATCTTTCATCCGTAGCTTCCAAATTTCTTGATAACATCAACCCACATTTTGATTTAATCCGACACCTAAATCATCTACCATTTAATAGATAAGTGTGTCCACTGTGAGAGGCCGACTAAAAGACACGCCTAAGCAAAGACGTGATAATAATATAATACGATTGGACCTGGACTCgcgtaagaaaaaaaaaatgtctaaAAATCTAGGATACACCTTCATCTCAGGAGTTCATACTTCATAGTCCGTAACCTTACGCAGTGGGTCCAACGATGCATCAAAATGTTGAAGCTTGACATCCGTAGATGCTTCCCACGTGCATACCCACCCATTACATGCCATCCAAACAGGTAAAGTGGAAAGGATGTACTCGTAATTTTGTCTCTCAATAGTACCTATCTTTTTCTTCTAGCGTATAATCTCTCGTCACTCTGAAGCTTACGATCCATGGCTCCATCTTCTCTATTTAGTTTAAAGTATATAcgagaaaatctttttatacgctaacTTATTGATGGATTCAAAGAAATATGTAGTGAAGAGATAACTGGTTACGGTTAGTTGGCTTGCATGATTTGAAGAgctctttttttctttgttaatGGCAGATTTGAACTCACAAGTTTACCTCCTTTTACATAATATTTGCAGTATTTTCATTTCAGGTAAGTACCCCTTCACTAAAAAGAGAGTTTAAGCTTTTTGAAATTTCGAATTTGATGCATATGTATCctgaacatcatcttcttctttggaAACCTATGTAGCCACTAATTATTTTTTTGCGTGTTTTCAATCTCTGCTACTGCAATGATCGAATTAGATCTACTAATTCTTCTATTTGGAACATGGGTTTGATTTAATTTTATCAAACTGAAGTGAAAATGGTTATGATTTGCTCAGTTTGAGTTATGATTTACTAAATATGATGAAATTCACAGAATTGTGAAATTTTTTGATTTGTGAAATTGATGTATAAATCGATGTAATTCGAGGGTTTGGATTGAAACTTCGATGAatatgtaactttttttttaagcAGATGAATATGTAACTGATAATCTTTGTGTTCTGAATAAATCTCACGATAAACTTAATTTTAAGAAACATGGGTCTGCTGATAATTTTGTCTGAAAAAATAGGTGCGCGCCTTACTTTTTCTGGAGGTGGGTTTCTCTGTGTAAACAATCTGAAAAATGGGTGCGGTAATAGTTTTCACATGACAAAACATAGATGTAGGTACATATTTTATCTTCCGCCACGTGCctacaaagacacacgtggaggacatgcggctaagggcatcaaggtatgatatcacgcgtggacggccaagagtcactttatcctatccctagaaagatctaagatctacgactgggatagtcagactgacgcagacaagacagaggcagaggacagctgtctaccgcggacagacatctcaactacccgcattaaataccctcaaacagcatacatGTCAGTCAAcctgtattggaagcgcagataatactgcgtatccagacagaacacgtagatgcagccgagaacaccaagacttctgcgtgagtggcacaaaacacaagaggataaggttataacgggcttcagaagtggaccccacgtaacctccctataaatacccctctctcccaagtgaagagggaggccgaaaaacattgagaggagaatatgagagagacaaagagatagagaaagtgtaagtgaagttcctcctgctacgcaggcttatattggtctcaaagtcattcgactatttctgtaaccttcatatatataatgaaaaacccaaacccgtagacagagatctgagtgatgaatcatataagttaatcgtttcatatatattcatgcatttacactttatgtgttcaattcgatacttatggtatatcatgttcgtacattttatatttcatccactatttatcttattgtatgagccaagaacaatgattgtagttgatgagacgaggaagagtattagaactctgagtcaaggattcgacataacctatccattcccctcaggcgcagctcatttactgtattgtcatgagtctgcgcgcattatttgtgaatactcagatgacaccagatctttgtgttcacaatctggcgctagaaacagggatcttcatcccgtgaaagatttatcttctcctgtgacttttttcaggcttcgttttctgaaaataacgatgtatggaacactacg
The nucleotide sequence above comes from Papaver somniferum cultivar HN1 chromosome 8, ASM357369v1, whole genome shotgun sequence. Encoded proteins:
- the LOC113304721 gene encoding transcription factor MYB114-like, translating into MGSSSSIVFSEMRGLRKGTWSKEEDQLLRRCIEKFGEGKWSQVPLKAGLNRCGKSCRLRWLDYLQPNIKRGDFEPDELDLIIRMHKLLGNRWSLIAGRLPGRTANDIKNYYNTHLKKNSFFKYDTDQEEQVVVIEKLDNNINDHCPRFKNVNADFFWTSIT
- the LOC113304367 gene encoding uncharacterized protein LOC113304367, encoding MGNSAEEYAAFEEKVKRTVYIDNLSPLVTDAVLKTALGQFGTVESVQFIPNYVEPKNIPQCALVVTQTEKQAKAIIFEMNNFPFMMSGMPRPVRALPAEVKMFADRPIKPGRRITCQWLDPSDRNFDVAQKLKEVTQRHAREASYLLQLQLEEEEKLAAEQSETLKTNYKKCEMLESLFSDGSHGRLAYRFNLKVTDD